A DNA window from Hordeum vulgare subsp. vulgare chromosome 1H, MorexV3_pseudomolecules_assembly, whole genome shotgun sequence contains the following coding sequences:
- the LOC123428916 gene encoding uncharacterized protein LOC123428916 — protein MRTRLRQRYAPSGDALYFSVVRQEHALQQGDSTVDDFYAQSSAIWRQLDSLRAAGCRTCPCCQAVQANLEFHRVYEFLSRLRKEFESRRAQLFARGRISLMKALSEIRAEETRLRGAGLLEVPSVLAARATSTPPTAPTPSHSSAPPLLPTPSGGSDRLRPHCGYCNHDGHIESHCYTKKKHLRQAQSPSTETSSSTSTASAIALTEQDILRLKRLLAASGFPRRVLLVL, from the coding sequence atgcggactcgccttcgtcagcgctatgcgccctctggtgatgccttatacttctccgtggttcgtcaggagcatgctcttcaacagggtgactctactgttgatgacttctatgcacagagttctgctatctggcgccagctcgattctctccgcgctgctggttgtcgtacttgcccctgttgccaggctgtccaggccaacttggagtttcatcgcgtctacgagttcctgtctcggctccgtaaggagtttgagtcccgacgtgctcagttgtttgctcgtggccgtatttctctcatgaaggcgctttctgagattcgtgctgaggagactcgcttacgtggtgctggtttgctggaggttccctcggtgctcgctgctcgggctacttctacgccacctactgcaccgaccccttctcactcgagtgctccgccgctcttgcccactccttctggaggctcagATCGCCTCCGtccacattgtggctactgcaaccatgatggtcatattgagtcccactgctacacgaagaagaaacacttgcgccaGGCGCAATCACCATCTACAgagacttcgtcatctacctcgacagcttcagccatcgctttgactgagcaagatattctgagacttaagcgtctgctcgctgcttcaggttttcctcgacgggtactgctggtaTTGTGA